The proteins below come from a single Nostoc sp. KVJ3 genomic window:
- a CDS encoding Npun_F5560 family protein: MSQSDTPNIQVLSTEVSQLRQELQLRDQLVQQLSQELFRLVKGNASFMPQQPELERDLSQLQALQEQLQAVEQQVAFYQEQITTRDSEIYQLRQSVQELTDRTRMLEQVVQELPQIYRRKFEERMTPVREKVAMLQRENRQLQAELQSVSYRLALKTRNASHSGIDLPNFPRPASEQTNISTPQNA, encoded by the coding sequence GTGAGCCAATCTGATACACCCAATATTCAAGTTCTCTCTACGGAAGTATCGCAACTACGCCAGGAGTTGCAACTTCGCGATCAATTAGTACAACAACTATCTCAAGAACTCTTCCGGCTGGTTAAGGGCAACGCCAGTTTTATGCCTCAGCAGCCGGAACTTGAGCGTGATTTGAGCCAGTTACAAGCTTTGCAAGAACAACTCCAAGCTGTAGAGCAGCAGGTGGCATTCTATCAAGAGCAAATTACAACTCGTGACTCCGAAATTTACCAATTGCGACAGTCAGTCCAAGAACTCACCGATCGCACTCGGATGTTGGAGCAAGTAGTACAAGAGTTGCCTCAAATTTACCGTCGGAAGTTTGAGGAGCGGATGACACCAGTGAGAGAAAAGGTAGCAATGCTACAACGGGAAAATCGCCAACTGCAAGCAGAACTGCAAAGTGTGAGTTACCGTTTAGCACTCAAAACTCGCAATGCTAGTCACAGCGGAATTGATTTGCCAAATTTTCCCCGCCCAGCATCCGAACAAACTAACATTTCGACTCCCCAAAATGCCTAA
- the rpsF gene encoding 30S ribosomal protein S6 — MTTNYETMYILRPDLGDEQAEQAITKYQNLLRDQGAEDIQIQNRGKRRLAYEIKKHRDGIYIQLNYTAPATAIAPFERAMRLSEEVIRYLTVKQDIAEEKPPKEEKEKPTKVAATVA; from the coding sequence ATGACTACAAATTACGAAACAATGTACATCCTTCGTCCTGACCTGGGAGACGAACAGGCAGAGCAAGCAATTACCAAATATCAGAATTTGCTTCGCGACCAAGGCGCTGAGGATATCCAAATTCAAAATCGTGGTAAGCGACGTCTGGCTTATGAAATCAAAAAACACCGCGATGGGATCTATATCCAATTAAACTACACTGCACCTGCAACTGCGATCGCTCCCTTTGAACGCGCCATGCGCTTGAGTGAAGAAGTGATTCGTTATCTGACAGTTAAGCAGGATATCGCCGAAGAAAAACCCCCTAAAGAAGAAAAGGAAAAGCCCACTAAAGTAGCTGCAACGGTCGCGTAG
- a CDS encoding fumarylacetoacetate hydrolase family protein produces the protein MAQRYVRIQNQEGQIYYGILQLSLNVQVLDAPPWLQGQPTDLTLTPENYQILAPCAPSKIVAVGKNYADHAAEMGTSVPSEPLIFLKPPTSIIPSEREIKYPPQSQRVDYEGELALVIGDYAFECTPEVAQTKIWGYTIANDVTARDLQKRDGQWTRAKGFDTFCPLGPWIVRELNPGARLQTFVNDDGHPVQSACIDQMVFSPDVLVSYISQVMTLLPGDLVLTGTPEGVNPLHPGDRVRVEIEGIGRLENTVATR, from the coding sequence ATGGCGCAGCGCTACGTGCGAATTCAAAATCAAGAAGGACAGATTTACTATGGGATACTACAACTATCCCTCAATGTGCAGGTGCTGGATGCTCCGCCCTGGTTACAAGGACAACCCACTGATTTAACTTTGACACCAGAAAATTATCAAATTCTGGCTCCTTGCGCTCCCTCAAAAATTGTGGCAGTGGGTAAGAATTATGCAGATCATGCAGCCGAAATGGGAACTTCAGTACCTTCTGAGCCACTAATATTTCTCAAGCCACCCACGTCCATCATTCCATCGGAGAGGGAGATTAAGTATCCTCCCCAGTCACAAAGGGTTGACTATGAAGGAGAGTTAGCTTTAGTAATTGGCGATTACGCTTTTGAATGTACACCAGAGGTAGCCCAAACCAAAATTTGGGGCTATACCATCGCCAATGATGTAACAGCGCGGGATTTACAAAAACGGGATGGCCAATGGACGCGAGCCAAAGGTTTTGATACTTTCTGTCCTTTGGGCCCTTGGATTGTGCGGGAATTAAATCCAGGAGCGAGATTGCAGACTTTTGTAAATGATGATGGTCATCCAGTCCAATCTGCCTGTATCGATCAGATGGTGTTTTCACCCGATGTTCTAGTTTCCTATATTAGTCAGGTGATGACTCTACTACCTGGTGATTTGGTGCTTACAGGTACACCAGAGGGTGTAAATCCATTGCATCCAGGCGATCGCGTCCGCGTGGAAATTGAAGGTATTGGTCGCCTGGAAAACACCGTAGCGACCCGTTAA
- a CDS encoding Tic20 family protein, which produces MSWRGSTTVSDRIFACLPYLLPLIEVFVFGRYLFSDFPPLQLLFLPLIPLLRIYYGVRYAGMIIFFALFLLVVRNEKISHFVRFNTMQAILLDIIIFLFNILTDVVGLVPLGGFAIQTLSTTIFIGIVGAVAYSVIQSVSGRYAEIPAISDAVYMQVR; this is translated from the coding sequence ATGTCTTGGCGCGGGTCTACAACTGTTTCAGATCGGATTTTTGCTTGCTTGCCTTATTTGCTTCCTCTAATTGAAGTTTTTGTATTTGGCAGATATTTGTTCTCAGATTTTCCACCGCTACAACTACTGTTTCTGCCACTCATACCATTGTTGAGAATTTACTACGGTGTGCGTTATGCAGGAATGATTATTTTCTTTGCTTTATTTTTGCTGGTAGTCAGAAACGAAAAAATTAGTCACTTTGTTCGTTTTAACACCATGCAAGCAATCCTTTTGGATATCATTATCTTTTTGTTTAATATCCTCACTGATGTTGTGGGTCTAGTTCCCCTTGGTGGTTTTGCAATTCAAACCCTATCTACAACCATTTTTATCGGCATAGTGGGAGCAGTTGCATATTCAGTCATCCAGTCTGTGAGCGGTCGTTATGCGGAAATCCCGGCGATTTCTGATGCCGTGTATATGCAAGTGCGCTAG
- a CDS encoding photosystem I reaction center subunit VIII: MAASFLPSIFVPIIGWVLPAITFAFLFLYIESDDIS, translated from the coding sequence ATGGCAGCTTCCTTTTTGCCTTCTATCTTCGTTCCCATCATCGGTTGGGTTTTGCCAGCTATAACCTTCGCATTTCTGTTTTTATACATTGAAAGCGACGATATCAGCTGA
- a CDS encoding photosystem II reaction center protein J — MSGSGRIPLWVVATIAGLGIITVLGIFFYGAYAGLGSSI, encoded by the coding sequence GTGTCTGGAAGTGGGAGAATTCCCCTGTGGGTCGTCGCTACGATCGCAGGTTTAGGTATAATTACAGTCTTGGGCATTTTCTTTTATGGTGCCTACGCCGGACTCGGTTCTTCGATTTAA
- a CDS encoding photosystem II reaction center protein L: protein MVERSPNPNNQPVELNRTSLYLGLLLVFVLGILFSSYFFN from the coding sequence ATGGTAGAAAGATCGCCTAATCCCAATAATCAGCCGGTTGAACTAAACCGCACTTCCCTATACCTGGGGCTACTACTAGTTTTCGTTCTCGGTATTCTGTTTTCCAGTTACTTCTTTAACTAA
- the psbF gene encoding cytochrome b559 subunit beta — protein MTSGNNINQPVTYPIFTVRWLAVHTLGVPTVFFLGAIAAMQFIHR, from the coding sequence ATGACTAGCGGCAATAACATCAATCAACCAGTTACCTATCCAATTTTTACCGTTAGATGGCTGGCAGTACATACTTTAGGTGTACCAACTGTATTCTTTTTAGGCGCGATCGCCGCAATGCAATTTATTCACCGTTAG
- the psbE gene encoding cytochrome b559 subunit alpha has translation MSGTTGERPFSDIITSVRYWVIHSITIPALFIAGWLFVSTGLAYDAFGTPRPNEYFTPARQEVPIVKNRFEAKKQVEQFIGK, from the coding sequence ATGTCAGGTACCACTGGAGAACGTCCGTTTTCGGACATCATTACCAGCGTTCGTTACTGGGTAATTCACAGCATCACCATTCCAGCATTATTTATTGCAGGTTGGCTGTTTGTCAGCACCGGGCTGGCTTATGATGCTTTTGGTACACCCCGCCCAAATGAGTATTTCACACCAGCGCGGCAAGAAGTGCCAATTGTGAAGAACCGTTTTGAAGCTAAAAAACAAGTTGAACAATTTATTGGAAAGTAG
- a CDS encoding photosynthesis system II assembly factor Ycf48 codes for MLSFVRSWQRIAALVIVVVMCIGCSKIPSVSYNPWKIISVPTDSNLLDIAFTNNPEHGYLVGSNATLLETNDGGNTWKPITLQLDDPKYRFDSVSFAGKEGWIAGEPGLLLHTTDEGASWSRIPLNEKLPGSPIAIKALADNTAEMATDVGAIYKTIDGGKNWKAQVESAVGVVRNIERSADGKYVAVSAKGSFYSTWEPGQNAWVPHNRNSSRRVENMGFANNGQLWLLARGGQIQFSDETKPDEWQKAQYPELSTSWGLLDLAYRTPNEIWIGGGSGNLLRSGDGGKTWEKDREVEEVAANLYKIVFLEPERGFIIGDRGVLLKYLPNPEKNSPEAA; via the coding sequence ATGCTTTCATTTGTGAGAAGTTGGCAACGAATAGCTGCCTTGGTAATAGTAGTCGTCATGTGTATAGGTTGTAGCAAAATTCCCTCTGTAAGCTACAACCCTTGGAAAATCATTTCTGTGCCAACAGACTCGAATCTATTGGATATTGCTTTTACTAATAATCCTGAGCATGGCTACTTAGTAGGTAGCAATGCCACCCTATTGGAAACCAATGACGGTGGTAATACCTGGAAACCAATAACCCTGCAACTGGACGATCCAAAGTATCGTTTTGACTCAGTAAGTTTTGCAGGTAAGGAAGGCTGGATTGCCGGAGAGCCTGGACTGTTGCTGCATACTACCGATGAAGGTGCTTCTTGGTCGCGTATTCCTTTGAACGAAAAGCTACCAGGTAGCCCGATCGCAATTAAGGCACTGGCAGACAATACAGCTGAAATGGCTACTGATGTGGGAGCCATATATAAGACGATAGACGGCGGTAAAAATTGGAAAGCCCAGGTGGAATCAGCAGTTGGTGTGGTGCGTAATATAGAACGTTCTGCTGATGGTAAATATGTTGCGGTTTCCGCTAAGGGTAGTTTCTACTCAACTTGGGAACCAGGGCAAAATGCTTGGGTACCCCATAACCGCAATAGTTCTCGACGGGTAGAAAATATGGGTTTTGCTAACAATGGGCAATTGTGGTTACTAGCTAGGGGAGGCCAAATTCAGTTTAGTGACGAAACCAAACCTGATGAGTGGCAAAAGGCACAATATCCAGAGTTATCTACCAGTTGGGGTTTACTGGATTTGGCATATCGTACACCCAATGAAATTTGGATAGGTGGCGGTAGCGGTAATTTGCTACGGAGTGGCGACGGTGGCAAAACCTGGGAAAAAGACCGAGAAGTAGAGGAAGTTGCTGCTAATTTATACAAAATTGTGTTCTTAGAACCAGAACGCGGATTTATAATTGGCGATCGCGGTGTTTTGCTCAAGTATCTCCCAAACCCTGAAAAAAATTCGCCAGAAGCGGCTTAA
- a CDS encoding rubredoxin, with protein MSEPVVETPVLDRYECRACGYVYEPEKGDDKHDIPSGIVFAELPISWRCPVCSAKKTAFANIGPAGTASGFKENLGYGFGVNNLTPTQKNILIFGALALGFLFFISLYGLQ; from the coding sequence ATGAGCGAACCAGTTGTTGAGACTCCGGTGTTAGACCGCTACGAGTGTCGCGCCTGCGGTTATGTTTACGAACCGGAAAAGGGAGACGACAAGCATGATATTCCTTCAGGAATAGTCTTTGCAGAACTGCCCATAAGTTGGCGTTGTCCAGTTTGTAGTGCGAAGAAAACAGCTTTTGCTAACATTGGCCCTGCGGGTACTGCATCCGGCTTCAAAGAAAATCTCGGTTACGGTTTTGGTGTCAACAACCTAACGCCAACCCAAAAGAATATCTTGATTTTTGGTGCTTTGGCTCTTGGTTTCTTGTTTTTTATCAGTCTCTACGGCTTACAGTAA